The bacterium genome contains a region encoding:
- the gpmA gene encoding 2,3-bisphosphoglycerate-dependent phosphoglycerate mutase: protein MRLLVIRHGKAEERDPDRWPDDGQRPLLPQGHQESRQLGRLLRHHDLQPDRLWSSPLVRAWQTAEAIIEGTEAPQSPEVCDLLGMDYTPDGLLDAIRMTDVASIALVGHEPDLSWFIHWLLGLRSGTQGVRMKKGTLALLDLSTPILPGHASLLGLIPPRWQRTHSSTH, encoded by the coding sequence ATGCGACTCCTCGTCATTCGTCATGGCAAAGCCGAGGAGCGCGACCCGGACCGCTGGCCTGATGATGGGCAACGCCCCCTCCTGCCACAGGGACATCAGGAGTCCCGACAGCTTGGACGCTTGTTGAGACACCATGACCTTCAGCCAGATCGCCTCTGGAGCAGTCCCCTGGTCCGGGCCTGGCAGACCGCCGAAGCGATCATCGAAGGGACTGAAGCCCCCCAGTCACCAGAAGTCTGTGACCTCCTGGGCATGGACTACACGCCGGATGGACTGCTCGATGCCATTCGCATGACTGATGTCGCCTCGATTGCACTGGTAGGGCATGAACCGGATCTCAGCTGGTTTATTCATTGGCTGCTGGGACTGCGATCAGGCACTCAAGGCGTCCGGATGAAGAAGGGGACCCTGGCCTTGCTGGATCTTTCCACACCGATTTTGCCGGGTCACGCCTCGCTGCTGGGGCTCATCCCGCCCCGCTGGCAGCGAACCCACTCGTCGACGCACTAG
- a CDS encoding Prolyl endopeptidase: protein MTLFALGSLLLMVMALTPESYPPTRVDDVTEDFHGQVVADPYRWLEDGSNPEVQAWVEAQGAYTRATLDAHPGREALQAQYEALWQYPITTEAEIAGDRLFWKRRDAGADQPVVYSGTFAQGPTGGTVFLDLNTLSEDGTVAMDWMQPSRDGVLVAYGLSEGGSERSTLYVRNALTGEKLPDVIPFTRASSIAWLPDNSGFYYSRLPEPGTVPEGEESFWRRIYFHALGSDPAEDPLVFGDSFDKETWVSVGVSHDYSTIFGFASTDWARNDLYMRPLTGPVDAPWTPLVVGEDGRTSAEVVGEHLILLSNVGAPRFRILKGLLADPLVAEEIIPEGDGVIETFAVVDGLLAVQTLENAFHQLNIYDLNGALQRTIALPTLGTLSGLHAHPTEPLLICSFTSFTYAPAILQINARTGDVSVLSQLEIPLDWDRYAVAQEWATSKDGTQVPMFVVSLKDRPRDGSNPTILYGYGGFNNSLTPYFSRGALPWIEAGGIYVYANLRGGGEFGKEWHEAGRLERKQNVYDDFIACAEYLFAEGYTRPEKLAIAGGSNGGLLVGAVMVQRPDLCRAVICSVPLLDMLRYHRFLLGRLWIPEYGDPENPEHFPFLRAYSPYHNAVPGTDYPAVLFMSGDQDSRVDPLHARKMAALLQQDSASGLPVLLRVEFKAGHGQGSPLSKVIVELTDQYTFLATQLGVGTFPVASPLLVQDATE from the coding sequence ATGACACTTTTCGCCCTGGGGTCCCTGCTGCTCATGGTCATGGCGCTCACGCCTGAATCCTATCCGCCGACGCGGGTAGACGATGTCACCGAAGACTTCCACGGGCAGGTGGTCGCCGACCCATACCGTTGGCTGGAAGATGGATCTAACCCGGAGGTCCAGGCCTGGGTCGAGGCGCAAGGGGCCTACACCCGGGCGACCCTCGATGCCCACCCCGGACGGGAAGCGCTGCAGGCGCAGTACGAGGCCCTGTGGCAGTACCCCATCACCACTGAAGCCGAAATCGCAGGCGATCGCCTCTTCTGGAAGCGTCGGGATGCCGGCGCGGACCAGCCGGTGGTCTACTCCGGTACTTTCGCCCAGGGACCGACCGGGGGAACCGTCTTCCTGGACCTCAACACACTCAGCGAGGATGGCACAGTAGCGATGGACTGGATGCAGCCCTCCCGCGATGGTGTCCTGGTGGCGTATGGACTCAGCGAGGGCGGGAGCGAGCGCTCGACCCTCTATGTCCGGAATGCCCTCACCGGGGAGAAGCTCCCCGACGTGATCCCCTTTACCCGGGCCAGCTCCATTGCCTGGCTCCCGGACAACAGCGGCTTTTACTACAGCCGACTCCCGGAACCCGGGACGGTTCCTGAAGGAGAGGAATCCTTCTGGCGGCGCATCTACTTTCATGCACTGGGGTCTGACCCTGCTGAGGACCCGCTGGTGTTCGGCGATAGCTTCGATAAGGAAACCTGGGTGTCGGTGGGGGTCTCCCACGATTACTCCACGATCTTCGGGTTCGCGAGCACCGACTGGGCGCGCAATGACCTCTACATGCGCCCCCTCACCGGACCGGTCGATGCTCCCTGGACCCCTCTCGTGGTGGGAGAAGATGGCAGGACCTCCGCCGAAGTGGTGGGAGAGCATTTGATTCTGCTCTCCAATGTCGGGGCCCCCCGATTCCGAATCCTTAAGGGACTGCTGGCCGATCCCCTGGTGGCCGAAGAGATCATTCCCGAAGGCGATGGGGTCATTGAAACGTTCGCGGTCGTGGATGGGCTCCTGGCGGTCCAGACGCTGGAGAACGCCTTTCACCAACTCAACATCTACGACCTGAACGGCGCACTGCAGCGCACCATTGCATTGCCGACACTGGGAACCCTCTCCGGGCTCCACGCTCATCCCACGGAGCCCCTCCTCATTTGCTCTTTCACGAGCTTCACCTATGCCCCCGCGATTCTCCAGATCAACGCCCGAACCGGCGACGTCAGCGTGCTGTCGCAACTGGAGATCCCCCTGGACTGGGATCGCTATGCGGTCGCGCAGGAGTGGGCGACCTCGAAAGATGGGACCCAGGTCCCGATGTTTGTGGTCAGCCTCAAAGATCGCCCCCGGGATGGCAGCAATCCTACGATCCTGTACGGCTACGGCGGTTTCAACAACAGCCTCACGCCCTACTTCAGCCGGGGAGCGCTCCCCTGGATTGAGGCGGGCGGCATCTATGTCTACGCCAACCTCCGCGGTGGCGGGGAGTTCGGGAAAGAGTGGCATGAAGCAGGACGCCTGGAGCGGAAGCAGAATGTCTATGACGACTTCATCGCCTGCGCGGAGTATCTCTTTGCCGAGGGGTATACCCGACCGGAGAAGCTCGCGATTGCCGGTGGGTCAAATGGTGGCCTGCTGGTTGGGGCGGTCATGGTGCAGCGTCCGGACCTCTGCCGCGCGGTCATCTGCTCGGTGCCGCTCCTCGACATGCTGCGCTACCACCGCTTTCTGCTGGGACGCCTCTGGATCCCCGAGTACGGTGACCCTGAAAATCCGGAGCACTTCCCCTTCCTGCGGGCGTACTCCCCGTATCACAACGCCGTCCCCGGGACGGACTATCCCGCGGTCCTCTTCATGTCGGGTGACCAGGACAGCCGGGTGGACCCGCTCCACGCCCGCAAGATGGCCGCATTGCTGCAACAGGACAGCGCAAGCGGGCTGCCGGTCCTGCTGCGCGTAGAGTTCAAGGCGGGCCACGGCCAGGGTTCGCCCCTGAGCAAGGTCATCGTGGAACTCACAGACCAGTACACTTTTCTGGCTACTCAACTGGGGGTCGGGACCTTCCCGGTCGCTTCCCCGCTGCTGGTGCAGGACGCGACGGAGTAG
- the flgC gene encoding Flagellar basal-body rod protein FlgC, with protein MGLFETFAISGSGLTAERMRLDLIASNLANANTTRPAGETPFQRQLALFQSRTAEGAGARGGGPLAGLAGVRVKGIHLDTTPGRQVFDPSHPDADPQGYVLYPNVNPINEMVDMMAASRAYEANLTALDSGKELFLRALNILQ; from the coding sequence ATGGGACTCTTCGAAACCTTTGCCATCAGTGGGTCGGGGCTGACCGCCGAGCGGATGCGCCTCGACCTGATCGCCTCCAACCTGGCGAATGCCAACACAACCCGTCCGGCAGGCGAAACGCCCTTTCAGCGACAACTGGCGCTGTTTCAGAGCCGGACCGCGGAGGGCGCGGGGGCAAGGGGGGGCGGCCCCCTCGCCGGACTCGCCGGGGTCCGGGTGAAGGGGATCCATCTCGACACCACTCCCGGACGACAGGTCTTTGACCCCTCGCATCCGGATGCGGACCCACAGGGCTATGTGCTCTATCCCAACGTGAACCCGATCAACGAAATGGTCGACATGATGGCGGCGAGTCGCGCCTACGAAGCGAACCTGACCGCCCTCGACAGCGGCAAGGAACTCTTCCTGCGCGCGCTGAACATCCTCCAGTAG
- the flgB gene encoding Flagellar basal body rod protein FlgB encodes MLRDPLIDAMGGKLVESSLRQRVLAHNIANAETPRYKAFRLTFADAQAKAEGSDGPLALSRTHPAHVPGERADGLAAATGARLIRDNATSMRNDGNNVDLDRELAELSANQLYYATVSTMIRNRFSGYDRIISGRAG; translated from the coding sequence GTGCTACGCGATCCCCTAATCGACGCCATGGGCGGCAAACTGGTCGAGAGCAGCCTGCGCCAGCGGGTGTTGGCGCACAACATCGCGAACGCTGAGACGCCTCGCTACAAGGCTTTCCGGCTCACTTTTGCGGATGCCCAGGCGAAAGCGGAAGGATCTGATGGTCCGCTGGCGCTCAGCCGGACACATCCGGCACATGTGCCGGGTGAGCGTGCCGATGGTCTGGCTGCCGCGACTGGAGCGCGACTTATCCGGGACAACGCCACCTCCATGCGCAATGACGGCAACAACGTCGACCTCGACCGGGAGCTCGCGGAGCTTTCGGCGAATCAGCTCTACTACGCCACGGTCAGCACGATGATTCGCAATCGCTTCTCTGGTTACGACCGGATCATCTCCGGACGCGCCGGCTAG
- the fliE gene encoding Flagellar hook-basal body complex protein FliE yields the protein MIDPLIGPAAAASAQTTQVGGPGPTGALTKSFGDILSGYMSQLTSAQADSRALTQEFLAGGPVDISQVAIALEESSLAMNLLIEVRNKVLEAYETLLRMPV from the coding sequence ATGATCGATCCCCTCATCGGACCCGCCGCTGCTGCATCAGCCCAGACTACCCAGGTGGGAGGTCCGGGACCGACTGGGGCATTGACGAAGAGCTTCGGCGACATCCTCAGCGGCTACATGTCGCAGCTCACTTCCGCGCAGGCGGACTCCCGGGCATTGACACAGGAGTTTCTCGCCGGGGGGCCGGTGGATATCTCCCAGGTCGCCATCGCCCTTGAGGAGAGCAGCCTCGCGATGAATCTGCTCATCGAGGTGCGGAACAAGGTCCTGGAGGCGTACGAAACCCTCCTGCGGATGCCTGTTTAA
- the fliI gene encoding Flagellum-specific ATP synthase — MDTPHTMTTPPPLAPFFTRAKAQVEGCEPVVARGRIAQVVGTIAEASGLPLPLGSRVVARHQDRRWEMEVIGFRGRTLLLMPYDSVEGLAPGLPVEAHPTARQIPTGAGLLGRIIDAFGQPLDDQGPLQDVVWQTANTSTLNPVQRARIETPLATGVRAIDSCLTIGRGQKIGIFAGSGVGKSVTLGMIARNTAADVNVIALIGERGKEVREFIENDLGPTGLARSVVVVVTSDESPLRRLKAAQLATAIASQFREDGQQVLLMMDSLTRVAHAQRELGLAVGEPPTSRGYPPSVFALLPQLLEQAGPTAKGAITGIYTVLVEGDDFNEPVADLARSILEGHIVLSRQLASAGHYPAIDVLESLSRCFTQVVPPAQREQAGALRSQLSAWNEVKDLVQIGAYKPGTNAETDALLRQVPSLMTFLKQPVDEGAPLAATQAALATLFPGVRA, encoded by the coding sequence ATGGACACCCCGCACACCATGACCACTCCGCCCCCCCTCGCACCCTTCTTCACCCGCGCAAAGGCGCAGGTGGAGGGGTGTGAGCCGGTCGTGGCTCGCGGACGCATCGCGCAGGTGGTGGGGACCATCGCTGAAGCGAGCGGCCTGCCGCTGCCCCTCGGGAGTCGCGTCGTTGCCCGGCATCAGGATCGCCGTTGGGAAATGGAAGTCATCGGTTTCCGGGGACGGACCCTGTTGCTGATGCCCTATGACTCCGTGGAAGGTCTGGCACCCGGCCTCCCGGTCGAGGCGCATCCGACAGCCCGGCAGATCCCCACCGGGGCAGGCCTCCTGGGCCGCATCATCGATGCCTTCGGCCAGCCCCTCGATGACCAGGGGCCTCTGCAGGATGTGGTCTGGCAGACCGCGAACACCAGCACCCTGAATCCGGTGCAACGTGCCCGCATCGAGACCCCCCTGGCGACCGGGGTCCGGGCGATTGACAGCTGCCTCACCATCGGACGGGGGCAAAAAATTGGCATCTTCGCCGGCTCGGGAGTCGGAAAGTCGGTCACCCTGGGGATGATCGCCCGTAACACGGCCGCTGATGTCAATGTCATCGCCCTGATCGGCGAGCGGGGGAAGGAAGTGCGGGAGTTCATTGAGAACGACCTTGGACCCACCGGACTCGCGCGCTCTGTGGTGGTCGTGGTAACCAGTGATGAGTCGCCGCTGCGTCGCCTGAAAGCCGCGCAACTTGCCACGGCTATCGCATCACAGTTCCGCGAGGATGGGCAGCAGGTGTTGCTGATGATGGACTCCCTCACCCGGGTCGCCCATGCACAGCGGGAGCTCGGTCTGGCGGTGGGGGAGCCCCCCACCAGTCGTGGCTATCCCCCGAGTGTTTTTGCCCTCCTGCCGCAGTTGCTCGAGCAGGCGGGACCCACAGCCAAAGGGGCGATCACCGGGATCTACACCGTCCTGGTGGAAGGCGACGACTTCAACGAGCCGGTCGCCGATCTCGCCCGCTCCATCCTCGAAGGCCACATCGTGTTGTCGCGACAACTGGCGAGTGCCGGCCATTACCCTGCCATCGATGTCCTGGAGAGTCTCTCGCGCTGCTTCACGCAGGTCGTGCCTCCTGCCCAGCGGGAACAAGCCGGAGCCCTCCGGTCGCAGCTCTCCGCCTGGAATGAGGTGAAAGACCTGGTGCAAATCGGGGCCTACAAGCCCGGCACGAATGCCGAGACAGATGCCCTATTACGGCAGGTGCCATCGCTAATGACATTCCTGAAGCAGCCGGTAGACGAGGGTGCCCCCCTGGCCGCTACGCAGGCAGCCCTGGCGACGCTGTTCCCGGGAGTCCGGGCCTAA
- the pomA gene encoding Chemotaxis protein PomA — MDIATIIGLIAGIGCFIWGMMGSQGPSNLRLFWDPGSYVLVMGGAVCAILISFPMDQVINAGKVFAKTLFSKSKDLYGLVGTLVSMAEKARREGLLALEEETANIEDPFLQTGLQMVVDGTEPEIVRSILEIDLAFLEDRHAAGKKVLDQFGALLPAMGMIGTVMGLIIMLANFSDPSAIGPGMSLAMITTFVGAIGANFIFIPMSNKLEMRHREEMLGKQVIVEGILAIQQGENPKLVEQKLLSFLSPTLRRRFAAEDAKAAAVEA, encoded by the coding sequence ATGGACATCGCAACGATCATCGGCCTCATCGCGGGCATCGGCTGCTTCATCTGGGGGATGATGGGCTCCCAGGGACCCAGCAACCTGCGGCTCTTCTGGGATCCCGGGAGCTATGTCCTGGTGATGGGTGGCGCAGTCTGTGCCATCCTGATTTCGTTCCCGATGGACCAGGTCATCAACGCGGGCAAAGTGTTCGCCAAAACGCTCTTCAGCAAAAGCAAGGACCTCTATGGCCTCGTCGGTACGCTGGTGAGCATGGCGGAGAAGGCCCGACGTGAGGGACTGCTGGCTCTGGAAGAAGAAACCGCGAACATCGAGGACCCCTTCCTGCAGACCGGTTTGCAGATGGTGGTCGATGGGACCGAGCCGGAGATTGTCCGCTCGATTCTCGAAATCGACCTGGCCTTCCTGGAAGATCGTCACGCCGCCGGGAAGAAGGTGCTCGACCAGTTCGGCGCGCTCCTTCCGGCGATGGGGATGATCGGGACCGTCATGGGGCTCATCATCATGCTGGCAAACTTCTCGGATCCATCAGCCATCGGCCCCGGGATGTCCCTGGCCATGATCACCACGTTCGTCGGCGCCATCGGAGCGAACTTCATCTTCATCCCCATGAGCAACAAGCTCGAAATGCGCCATCGCGAGGAAATGCTCGGCAAGCAGGTCATCGTGGAGGGCATCCTCGCCATCCAGCAGGGCGAAAACCCCAAGCTGGTGGAGCAGAAGCTCCTGAGCTTCCTGTCACCGACCCTGCGTCGACGTTTCGCGGCGGAAGATGCCAAAGCCGCCGCTGTGGAGGCATAA
- the fliF gene encoding Flagellar M-ring protein: MEASVAPQYPAGMSGMGGWWESQAPNNRLAYGLLGAVALSLMIFLGVRLNQPEYRTMYSGLTQEDAASIAKVLDQRSIPYRLNEAGSAVLVPSRQRDAARIAVAGEGVLPSGPRGYEILDNPNPFSLSDFSQRINLQRAREGELARTLMSLEVVKDARVMLTLPNDSPFLSDREEPGASVALTLRGGVRSLSSGEASTIANLVAASVPGLDPRNVVIVDQRATMLAGPHAQPTLMHDSEGRSVVAQFEERVAEKVLLMLEASHGKGNVRVSVSADLDLDRVSSTKETFIPDETTGKGIPRSEEMVEESSQNAPASDEGLAGTVSNIPSYPTPDSTGGNSRTRKSSSTINYEVNRIQELLDKAPGTVKRLSVSVLIDQPDELDSSRAMQISNLVKAAVGYDETRGDAIEVLALPFNTEAEEAMQAEFAAAKQQQTMDTALQAGGWLLALALFAWGTMQIVKVLQPGAGMSGTRVRGNAVLAGSGAGGASIDIERPQLSPEEAAKQKIRDEILEIAKSHPDEAARVIRAWLRE; encoded by the coding sequence ATGGAAGCGAGTGTTGCGCCGCAATATCCGGCAGGGATGTCGGGCATGGGAGGCTGGTGGGAAAGCCAGGCTCCGAACAACCGGCTGGCCTATGGCCTGCTGGGGGCCGTGGCGTTGTCGTTGATGATCTTTTTAGGTGTGCGCCTCAATCAGCCGGAGTACCGCACGATGTACTCGGGGCTGACGCAGGAAGATGCTGCAAGTATCGCGAAGGTCCTCGATCAGCGATCGATCCCGTACCGGCTGAACGAGGCAGGCTCTGCCGTCCTGGTACCGTCACGTCAGCGCGATGCCGCCCGCATCGCCGTTGCTGGCGAAGGAGTCCTGCCCAGCGGTCCCCGGGGCTACGAAATCCTCGACAATCCGAATCCCTTTAGCCTGTCCGACTTTTCCCAGCGCATCAACCTGCAACGGGCCCGGGAAGGGGAACTCGCCCGGACCCTCATGAGCCTGGAGGTCGTGAAGGACGCCCGGGTCATGCTGACCCTCCCCAACGACTCCCCCTTCCTCAGTGACCGCGAAGAGCCCGGCGCGTCCGTGGCCCTGACCCTCCGGGGGGGCGTACGGTCCCTCAGTAGCGGCGAAGCCTCGACCATCGCCAATCTGGTGGCAGCGTCGGTCCCCGGACTCGATCCGCGCAATGTGGTCATCGTGGACCAGCGTGCGACCATGCTGGCCGGTCCCCATGCCCAGCCCACACTGATGCACGATTCCGAAGGGCGTTCGGTCGTGGCGCAGTTCGAAGAGCGGGTCGCCGAAAAGGTGCTGCTGATGCTGGAAGCATCGCACGGCAAAGGGAATGTCCGGGTCAGTGTCAGCGCCGACCTGGATCTCGACCGGGTCTCCAGCACCAAAGAAACATTTATTCCTGATGAAACCACCGGGAAGGGGATCCCGCGCAGCGAGGAGATGGTCGAAGAGTCCTCCCAGAATGCGCCCGCCTCCGATGAAGGGCTGGCGGGGACAGTCTCCAACATCCCCTCCTATCCCACGCCAGACAGCACAGGCGGCAATAGCCGGACCCGGAAGTCGTCATCGACCATCAACTACGAAGTGAACCGGATCCAGGAACTCCTCGACAAAGCCCCCGGGACCGTCAAGCGACTATCGGTCTCGGTGCTCATTGATCAGCCCGACGAGCTCGACTCTTCCCGCGCCATGCAAATCAGCAATCTCGTCAAGGCGGCTGTGGGCTACGACGAAACACGCGGCGATGCCATCGAAGTCCTGGCTCTCCCCTTCAATACTGAAGCTGAAGAGGCGATGCAGGCAGAATTCGCAGCTGCTAAACAGCAGCAGACAATGGACACGGCCCTGCAGGCTGGTGGCTGGCTCCTGGCGCTGGCCCTCTTTGCCTGGGGCACGATGCAGATCGTCAAAGTCCTCCAGCCTGGTGCAGGCATGAGTGGCACCCGCGTTCGGGGGAATGCCGTGCTGGCCGGCAGCGGTGCCGGAGGAGCCAGCATCGACATCGAGCGTCCCCAGCTCTCACCCGAAGAAGCGGCGAAACAGAAAATCCGCGATGAGATACTGGAAATCGCCAAGAGCCACCCCGATGAGGCCGCCCGGGTGATCCGCGCCTGGCTCCGGGAATAG
- the fliG gene encoding Flagellar motor switch protein FliG, whose amino-acid sequence MPLRGRTKAAIFLLFVGREVASAIYPHLSEAEIEDLTMEIANLGPVSPDVADEVLADFWHAGMASQFISSGDVEFARGILSEAFGDDRASEIIQRLSNFLQVTPFDFIRRTDASNLINFLHNEHPQTIALILAYLHPTQSGELLSKLPPEMQADVARRMALMERTSPEVIREVERVLEKNLSGIISQVFTSAGGLDALVNILNLVDRTTERSILEILEQDDPQLAAEIKNRMFIFEDIVQLDDRSIQQILREVDSKLLGLALRGVNEDVSGKIYRNMSKRAAAMLKEDMEFSGPVRVKDVEGAQQQIVAIIRALEESGDIIMGRGEGDKLI is encoded by the coding sequence ATGCCATTACGTGGACGGACCAAGGCCGCCATCTTCCTCCTCTTCGTGGGACGCGAAGTGGCGTCTGCCATCTATCCCCACTTATCGGAAGCCGAGATCGAGGACTTGACGATGGAAATCGCCAACCTCGGACCGGTGAGTCCCGATGTCGCCGACGAAGTCCTGGCAGACTTCTGGCATGCTGGCATGGCTTCACAGTTCATCTCCTCCGGGGATGTGGAGTTCGCCCGGGGCATTCTGTCCGAGGCGTTTGGCGACGATCGCGCCAGCGAGATCATTCAGCGGCTCTCCAACTTCCTCCAGGTGACGCCGTTTGACTTTATCCGGCGCACCGATGCCTCGAATCTCATCAATTTTCTCCACAATGAGCATCCGCAGACCATTGCGCTGATCCTCGCGTATCTGCATCCCACGCAATCCGGTGAACTCCTCTCGAAGCTCCCGCCGGAGATGCAGGCCGATGTCGCTCGACGCATGGCTCTCATGGAGCGGACCTCCCCCGAAGTCATTCGGGAGGTCGAGCGGGTCCTCGAAAAGAATCTCTCCGGCATCATCAGTCAGGTCTTCACCTCTGCGGGAGGGCTCGATGCGCTGGTGAACATCCTGAATTTGGTTGACCGGACCACTGAGCGTTCCATCCTCGAGATTCTCGAGCAGGATGACCCGCAACTGGCTGCCGAGATCAAAAACCGGATGTTCATCTTCGAGGACATCGTGCAGCTGGATGACCGGTCGATTCAGCAGATCCTGCGGGAAGTCGACTCCAAGCTCCTCGGCCTCGCGCTGCGAGGAGTCAACGAGGACGTCTCCGGCAAGATCTACCGCAACATGTCGAAACGGGCAGCTGCCATGCTCAAAGAGGACATGGAGTTCTCCGGCCCGGTGCGCGTGAAGGATGTCGAGGGAGCGCAGCAGCAGATTGTCGCCATCATTCGGGCGCTGGAGGAGTCCGGCGACATCATCATGGGACGGGGCGAAGGGGACAAACTCATCTAG
- the uppS gene encoding Ditrans,polycis-undecaprenyl-diphosphate synthase ((2E,6E)-farnesyl-diphosphate specific), whose amino-acid sequence MSAVIPNTSAPRNLTLERHPQLVSQIQLDKLPRHIAFIMDGNRRWARDRGLHALVGHAEGVKTIREIAETALDVNLLANPEERIQHLTFYAFSKENWLRPVEEVSGLMEIFKKAAMQEIRNLHQRNIRVRIIGDPAELPKQTFAAIKEIVDLTVGNSGLTMNFALSYSGREEIVKAVKRLALDVRDAGLDPETIDVELFQKYLDTWDAPDPDFLIRTSGERRLSNFLLWQLAYTEIWVTDEKWPDFQRPNFLEALLDFQTRDRRYGKQ is encoded by the coding sequence ATGAGTGCGGTCATCCCGAATACCTCCGCCCCCCGTAATCTGACGCTTGAGCGCCATCCACAGCTGGTGTCCCAGATCCAGCTCGACAAGCTGCCCCGTCACATCGCCTTCATCATGGATGGCAATCGCCGCTGGGCCCGGGACCGGGGGCTTCATGCGCTGGTGGGGCACGCCGAGGGCGTCAAAACGATCCGGGAGATCGCGGAAACGGCCCTGGATGTCAATCTGCTGGCGAATCCGGAAGAACGGATTCAGCACCTGACTTTCTATGCGTTCTCCAAAGAGAACTGGTTACGCCCGGTGGAAGAAGTCTCCGGACTCATGGAGATCTTCAAGAAGGCCGCGATGCAGGAAATCCGGAATCTCCATCAGCGGAACATCCGGGTCCGGATCATCGGCGATCCTGCCGAACTCCCGAAGCAAACTTTCGCGGCCATTAAGGAAATTGTCGACCTCACGGTCGGTAACTCAGGCCTGACGATGAACTTTGCGCTCTCGTACTCCGGGCGCGAGGAAATCGTGAAGGCGGTCAAACGACTCGCGCTGGATGTCCGGGATGCCGGGCTCGATCCCGAGACCATTGATGTCGAGCTGTTCCAAAAGTATCTCGATACCTGGGATGCCCCGGATCCGGATTTCCTGATTCGTACCTCCGGCGAGCGACGGCTCTCCAATTTCCTGCTCTGGCAACTCGCGTATACAGAGATATGGGTCACCGATGAGAAGTGGCCCGACTTCCAGCGCCCCAATTTTCTGGAAGCGCTGCTGGACTTCCAGACCCGGGATCGCCGCTACGGCAAACAGTAA
- the mshA_4 gene encoding D-inositol-3-phosphate glycosyltransferase: protein MADPLVLAIDGQALAGDRPTGLGRVARSVTAALKQGSRLALLPLMPPAPEGFARAWERFVWEQATLPCKVKDQGADVLYSPAFGTPRLSATPRILMVHDLIPRLQPWETGRARWYWSQYLPESATWADAVITNSRQTRLDLCRLVPVDPARVFVNPLGLPWDLAELPNTAVEAEWRERCPFDRYLLFVGSLVPRKAPGLLLAAIARLRQRGLSVPVVLVGDGDPYRWELQAEAQRAGIADLCSWQPFVSDDASLRAMYTAAHCTVSPSLAEGFNLPLIESASVGTPVICSDLPVHREVLGRAGTYAAVGDPIDLAEAIARLWTQDAEHREMAARSRGVAQQYRWDRHAAGIAALALTLAAREPLPSAETFAEIRQAGLPVPELLAPSAAV, encoded by the coding sequence ATGGCAGACCCCCTGGTACTGGCCATCGATGGACAGGCTCTGGCTGGCGACCGTCCGACCGGTCTCGGTCGTGTCGCGCGGTCTGTGACTGCTGCCCTGAAACAGGGCTCGCGACTGGCGCTACTGCCGCTCATGCCGCCAGCACCAGAGGGCTTTGCGCGGGCCTGGGAGCGTTTTGTCTGGGAACAGGCCACGCTGCCCTGTAAGGTGAAGGACCAGGGCGCCGATGTGCTGTACTCCCCAGCCTTCGGGACACCCCGCCTCAGTGCGACTCCCCGCATCCTGATGGTGCATGACCTGATTCCCCGACTGCAGCCCTGGGAGACAGGACGCGCCCGGTGGTACTGGAGCCAGTACCTGCCGGAGTCCGCCACTTGGGCCGATGCGGTGATCACTAATTCACGTCAGACACGTCTGGACCTCTGCCGCCTGGTTCCTGTGGATCCGGCGCGCGTGTTTGTGAATCCCCTGGGGCTCCCCTGGGATCTCGCAGAGCTACCCAATACGGCGGTAGAAGCCGAGTGGCGGGAGCGCTGTCCCTTCGACCGCTACCTGCTGTTTGTCGGGAGTCTCGTTCCCCGTAAAGCCCCGGGGCTCCTCCTTGCTGCAATCGCACGGTTACGGCAGCGCGGACTAAGTGTGCCGGTCGTGCTGGTGGGTGATGGCGACCCGTATCGGTGGGAACTGCAGGCGGAGGCTCAGCGTGCGGGCATCGCGGACCTCTGCTCCTGGCAGCCGTTCGTGAGCGACGATGCCAGTCTCAGAGCGATGTACACCGCTGCCCATTGCACGGTGTCGCCATCGCTGGCCGAGGGCTTCAATCTGCCCCTGATCGAATCAGCGAGTGTCGGGACACCGGTTATCTGCTCTGATCTGCCGGTTCATCGGGAAGTGCTGGGACGCGCGGGCACCTATGCCGCCGTCGGCGATCCCATCGACCTGGCCGAGGCGATTGCTCGTCTATGGACTCAGGATGCGGAGCATCGGGAGATGGCTGCACGAAGTCGGGGAGTCGCGCAGCAGTACCGTTGGGACCGCCACGCAGCGGGGATCGCAGCACTGGCGCTGACTCTGGCTGCACGGGAGCCCCTCCCCTCCGCCGAGACCTTCGCCGAAATCCGTCAGGCTGGCCTGCCGGTGCCGGAACTCCTTGCGCCATCGGCGGCGGTATGA